A DNA window from Chelativorans sp. AA-79 contains the following coding sequences:
- the rseP gene encoding RIP metalloprotease RseP: MGDVTGSILSVGNFLLGTIVPFLFVLTVVVFVHEMGHYLVGRWCGIGVRAFSIGFGPELFGFNDRRGTRWRLSAIPLGGYVKFVGDVGATSAPDAEGIEKLSEGERRVAFHLQPVWKRAATVFAGPFFNFLLTIAVFSVMFALFGRYVAEPMVAEVRPESPAAVAGIEPGDRFVSVDGAPIETFGDVQRIVSARAGDPLTFVMERDGRQVTVVATPEVSEQTDALGNQVKIGIIGVVNNEALGQPRLVEYGPLEAVGAGVEETMSIIARTGQFMKRLVAGREDRCQLGGPVRIADMAGKAASLGFEWLVQLVALLSVGIGILNLLPIPPLDGGHLLFYAVEAVLRRPVPEQVAEVVYRAGMLMVLIFMGFVFWNDLFGC; the protein is encoded by the coding sequence TTGGGCGACGTGACGGGCTCCATCCTCAGTGTTGGCAATTTCCTCCTGGGAACGATCGTGCCGTTCCTTTTCGTGCTGACGGTGGTCGTCTTCGTGCACGAGATGGGGCATTACCTCGTCGGCCGCTGGTGCGGCATCGGCGTGCGGGCCTTCTCCATCGGGTTTGGCCCGGAGCTTTTCGGATTCAACGACCGGCGCGGGACGCGGTGGAGACTTTCCGCCATCCCCCTGGGCGGCTATGTGAAATTCGTCGGCGATGTGGGCGCCACGAGCGCGCCCGACGCCGAGGGGATCGAAAAGCTTTCGGAAGGGGAGCGGCGCGTCGCCTTTCACCTGCAGCCGGTCTGGAAGCGCGCGGCGACGGTCTTTGCCGGCCCGTTCTTCAATTTCCTTCTGACCATCGCGGTCTTCTCCGTCATGTTCGCCCTGTTCGGCCGCTATGTGGCCGAACCGATGGTCGCCGAAGTGCGGCCGGAAAGCCCGGCGGCGGTGGCGGGAATCGAACCGGGAGACCGCTTCGTCTCGGTCGACGGCGCACCCATCGAAACATTCGGCGACGTGCAGCGCATCGTCTCCGCGCGCGCGGGCGACCCGCTCACCTTTGTCATGGAGCGCGACGGAAGGCAGGTCACCGTGGTGGCCACGCCCGAGGTGAGCGAGCAGACCGATGCGCTCGGCAACCAGGTCAAGATCGGCATCATCGGCGTCGTCAACAATGAGGCGCTGGGCCAGCCGCGCCTTGTGGAATACGGCCCGCTGGAAGCCGTAGGCGCGGGCGTCGAAGAGACGATGAGCATCATCGCCCGCACCGGCCAGTTCATGAAACGCCTGGTCGCCGGCCGGGAGGACCGCTGTCAACTCGGCGGGCCGGTGAGGATCGCCGACATGGCGGGAAAAGCCGCCAGCCTCGGCTTCGAATGGCTGGTGCAGCTGGTGGCGCTTTTGTCGGTGGGAATCGGGATTCTTAACCTTTTGCCCATCCCCCCGCTTGATGGCGGGCATCTCTTGTTTTACGCGGTGGAGGCGGTCCTGCGCCGGCCCGTGCCGGAGCAGGTGGCGGAGGTAGTCTACCGCGCGGGGATGCTTATGGTGTTGATCTTCATGGGTTTCGTCTTTTGGAATGACCTGTTCGGATGCTAA
- the bamA gene encoding outer membrane protein assembly factor BamA: MKAVSRLMNAVSAMALSAGLVVSGAMVAEMAATVSAYAATVSRIEVRGNRRVDAETIRNQVGIRPGQNFTTADVDEAVKRLFGTGLFADVSITQQGGALVVTVDEYAIVNQVLFQGNRKIKDASLTQAIQLQPRSAFSNQLMESDAEAIREAYSRIGRDEATVTSEVQELGEGRVNVIFHVQEGDRTKISRVNFEGNTAFSDRRLRDVISTKKSNIFSFMMRNDIYDEARLRADEETLRRFYYNRGYADFRVIASDAQLVDNEYAVTITVDEGPRYRFADVSIESSIPGVDIGALQSAVKTRQGAVYSAEDVEQSIIELTEAVAGHGYAFAQVTPRGNRDFENHTISVVYSIDEGPRAYVERIEIRGNNRTRDYVIRREFDVSEGDAFNQVLIQRAKRRLERLNFFQTVNITTVPGSQPDQVVLVVDVVEKSTGEFSIGAGYTTSASSGSSGGFSVEGSISERNFLGRGQFIRFSAAGGEDSRDYTFSFTEPYFLGRRIAAGFDIFRNTRTFENSDGDNIYDREVTGGTIRFGLPITEALTAQFAYNLSQEEYDRGDATEDISTGIEQALDQGKWTKSSVSASLIYNTIDNMQNPHDGIHATLTAEVAGLGGDAQWAKFTARANYYRTLSDELDLVGLLTVGGGHIVGYGNEDLRIFDQFNSSDRIIRGFEYNGIGPYELIDPGIDDDRDYLGGTTYFHATAEAQFPLPIVPESFGLRGAVFADAATLYGSDYTSAAVRGTDMEWRASVGASLIWASPFGPLRVDYAEPVVKEDTDRIRHWNFGISTRF; this comes from the coding sequence ATGAAGGCAGTTTCCAGATTGATGAACGCCGTTTCGGCGATGGCACTGTCGGCCGGTCTCGTGGTGAGCGGAGCGATGGTCGCCGAGATGGCCGCAACCGTTTCCGCTTACGCTGCGACCGTGAGCAGGATCGAGGTGCGCGGAAACCGCCGCGTGGATGCCGAGACGATTCGCAACCAAGTCGGCATCCGCCCGGGGCAGAACTTCACCACCGCCGATGTCGACGAAGCCGTCAAGCGCCTGTTCGGCACGGGCCTGTTCGCCGACGTCTCGATCACGCAGCAGGGCGGCGCGCTCGTCGTGACCGTGGACGAATACGCGATCGTGAATCAGGTGCTCTTCCAGGGCAACAGGAAGATCAAGGACGCGAGCCTCACCCAGGCGATCCAGCTCCAGCCGCGTTCGGCCTTCTCCAACCAGCTCATGGAAAGCGATGCGGAGGCCATTCGCGAGGCCTATAGCCGGATCGGCCGCGACGAGGCGACCGTGACGAGCGAGGTCCAGGAGCTGGGCGAGGGCCGCGTCAATGTGATCTTCCACGTTCAGGAAGGCGACCGGACCAAGATCTCCCGCGTCAATTTCGAGGGCAACACCGCTTTCAGCGACCGGCGCCTGCGGGACGTTATCTCGACCAAAAAGTCGAACATCTTCTCCTTCATGATGCGCAACGACATCTACGACGAGGCACGTCTGCGCGCCGACGAGGAGACGCTGCGCCGCTTCTACTATAATCGCGGCTATGCGGATTTCCGGGTCATTGCGTCCGACGCCCAGCTCGTCGACAACGAATACGCCGTCACCATCACGGTGGACGAGGGGCCGCGCTACAGGTTTGCCGATGTGAGCATCGAATCGAGCATTCCGGGCGTCGACATCGGTGCGCTGCAGTCCGCCGTCAAGACGCGTCAGGGTGCCGTCTACAGCGCCGAGGACGTCGAGCAGTCGATCATCGAACTCACCGAGGCGGTCGCCGGCCACGGCTACGCCTTCGCCCAGGTCACGCCGCGCGGCAACCGCGACTTCGAGAATCACACGATCTCGGTCGTCTACTCCATCGACGAGGGGCCGCGCGCCTATGTCGAGCGCATCGAGATCCGCGGCAACAACCGGACGCGCGACTATGTCATCCGCCGCGAGTTCGACGTCAGCGAAGGCGATGCCTTCAACCAGGTTCTCATCCAACGCGCCAAGCGGCGTCTGGAGCGGCTGAACTTCTTCCAGACGGTGAACATCACCACCGTGCCGGGCTCGCAGCCCGATCAGGTGGTGCTGGTTGTCGACGTGGTCGAGAAGTCGACCGGCGAGTTCTCGATCGGTGCCGGCTACACCACCAGCGCCTCTTCCGGCAGTAGCGGCGGCTTCTCCGTGGAAGGCTCGATCTCCGAGCGCAACTTCCTCGGCCGCGGGCAGTTCATCCGCTTTTCCGCCGCCGGCGGCGAGGATTCCCGCGACTACACCTTCTCCTTCACCGAGCCTTACTTCCTCGGGCGCCGCATCGCCGCGGGCTTCGACATCTTCCGCAACACGCGGACTTTCGAGAACTCGGATGGCGACAACATCTATGATCGGGAAGTGACGGGCGGGACGATCCGCTTCGGCCTGCCCATCACGGAGGCGCTGACGGCGCAGTTCGCCTACAATCTTTCGCAGGAAGAATACGATCGCGGCGATGCCACGGAGGACATCTCCACCGGCATCGAGCAGGCCCTGGATCAGGGCAAGTGGACGAAGTCGTCGGTCAGCGCGTCGCTGATCTACAACACGATCGACAATATGCAGAACCCGCATGACGGCATCCACGCCACTCTGACGGCGGAGGTCGCGGGACTGGGCGGCGATGCGCAATGGGCGAAGTTCACCGCGCGCGCCAACTATTACCGCACGCTCTCCGACGAGCTGGACCTCGTGGGCCTGCTCACCGTGGGCGGCGGCCACATCGTCGGGTACGGCAATGAGGATCTGCGCATCTTCGATCAGTTCAACAGCAGCGACCGGATCATCCGCGGCTTCGAGTACAACGGAATCGGTCCATACGAATTGATCGATCCCGGCATCGACGACGACAGGGACTATCTCGGCGGCACGACCTATTTCCACGCCACGGCGGAAGCGCAGTTCCCGCTGCCGATCGTACCGGAGAGCTTCGGTCTACGTGGTGCTGTCTTCGCCGATGCGGCAACGCTCTACGGCAGTGACTACACCAGTGCAGCCGTGCGGGGCACCGACATGGAGTGGCGTGCCTCGGTCGGCGCGAGCCTGATCTGGGCTTCACCCTTCGGACCGTTGCGCGTCGACTATGCCGAGCCGGTGGTCAAGGAGGATACCGACCGTATCCGCCACTGGAACTTCGGCATCTCCACCCGGTTCTAG
- the lpxD gene encoding UDP-3-O-(3-hydroxymyristoyl)glucosamine N-acyltransferase, whose amino-acid sequence MTEPVFFVPARRFEVGEIAALTGARLVDASQEKTVISRLAPSGEGGEETLVFIEGRKNAARMDSVRAAALLCSEELAGSAPPGVAVLASAKPQHAFAMVARLLFPQASSPQPVTGETGISPRAMISSGAVIEEGAIIEAGAVIGVGASVGRGTIVAPNAVVGAGCSIGRDGYVGPNVTLQYAIIGDRVIIHPGAQIGQDGFGFLLGPKGFEKNPQIGRVIIQDDVEIGANTAVDRGALSDTIVGEGTKIDNLVQVGHNVHIGRRCVIAGLTGLSGSVTLGDYVMLGGQVGIADHITVGDRAQLAASSGVMDDVPAGERWAGSPAKPMRQAFREIAAVRSLVEGMRKGSKR is encoded by the coding sequence ATGACGGAACCGGTTTTCTTCGTTCCCGCGCGCCGCTTCGAGGTGGGCGAGATTGCCGCCTTGACGGGCGCGCGACTGGTGGATGCCTCTCAGGAAAAGACGGTCATCAGTCGCCTCGCACCATCCGGAGAAGGCGGCGAGGAGACCTTGGTCTTCATCGAGGGCAGGAAGAATGCGGCAAGGATGGACTCCGTTCGCGCCGCAGCACTCCTGTGCTCCGAAGAACTGGCCGGCAGTGCGCCGCCCGGTGTGGCGGTGCTTGCAAGCGCGAAGCCACAGCACGCTTTTGCCATGGTTGCGCGGCTGCTCTTTCCGCAAGCGAGCAGCCCGCAGCCGGTGACGGGTGAAACCGGGATCTCGCCCCGGGCAATGATCTCGTCGGGCGCGGTCATCGAGGAGGGCGCCATCATCGAGGCCGGCGCCGTGATCGGGGTCGGTGCTTCCGTGGGCCGCGGAACAATCGTCGCACCCAATGCGGTCGTCGGAGCGGGGTGCAGCATCGGCCGCGACGGCTATGTCGGCCCGAATGTGACGCTGCAATATGCCATTATCGGCGATCGGGTGATTATTCATCCCGGCGCGCAGATCGGGCAGGATGGATTCGGTTTCCTGCTTGGGCCGAAGGGGTTCGAGAAGAACCCGCAAATCGGCCGCGTCATCATACAGGACGACGTGGAGATCGGAGCCAACACGGCGGTCGATCGCGGGGCGCTCTCGGACACGATCGTCGGCGAGGGCACCAAGATCGACAATCTCGTGCAGGTGGGCCACAACGTGCATATCGGCCGGCGCTGCGTGATCGCCGGCCTTACCGGCCTGTCCGGCTCGGTGACCTTGGGCGACTATGTGATGCTGGGCGGTCAGGTCGGCATTGCCGACCACATCACCGTTGGGGACCGCGCGCAGCTCGCCGCATCGAGCGGGGTCATGGACGATGTTCCGGCCGGCGAGCGCTGGGCCGGCTCACCGGCCAAGCCCATGCGGCAGGCATTCCGCGAGATCGCCGCGGTTCGCAGCCTGGTCGAAGGAATGCGCAAGGGGAGTAAAAGATGA
- the fabZ gene encoding 3-hydroxyacyl-ACP dehydratase FabZ has product MADAAPPAMDSLDIQNVLRLLPHRYPFLMVDRIIEIDGDNSAIGIKNVTVNEPHFQGHFPERPVMPGVLIVEAMAQTAGAICIRRTAQAKPSVVYFLTIENAKFRKPVVPGDRMEIHVKKVKQRGMIWKFACEAIVDGGKVAEAMISALLTDEEPE; this is encoded by the coding sequence ATGGCCGACGCCGCGCCGCCCGCAATGGACAGCCTGGATATCCAGAACGTGCTGCGGCTCTTGCCGCACCGCTATCCGTTCCTGATGGTGGACCGCATCATCGAGATCGACGGCGACAATTCCGCCATCGGTATCAAGAACGTGACGGTGAATGAGCCCCATTTCCAGGGGCATTTCCCGGAGCGGCCGGTGATGCCCGGTGTCCTGATCGTGGAGGCGATGGCGCAGACGGCAGGCGCCATCTGCATTCGCCGGACCGCACAGGCCAAGCCCTCGGTGGTTTACTTCCTCACCATCGAGAATGCGAAATTCCGCAAGCCGGTTGTCCCGGGTGACCGGATGGAGATCCATGTCAAGAAAGTGAAGCAGCGCGGAATGATCTGGAAATTCGCTTGCGAAGCGATCGTCGACGGCGGGAAGGTGGCTGAGGCCATGATATCCGCCCTGTTGACGGACGAAGAGCCGGAATAG
- the lpxA gene encoding acyl-ACP--UDP-N-acetylglucosamine O-acyltransferase: MAETFIHPSAIVEKGAELGAGVRIGPFCHVSSEAVLGDDVELVGHATILGATTLGAGCQLHPTAVVGGTPQNHKHKGGPTALIIGKGCIIREGVTLHRGTDTSRGRTTIGDNCMFMAYSHVAHDCDLGSNVTMANYACLAGHVAVGDGVIISGYAAVHQFVRVGHHAFLAGYAAVVGDVIPFGMAVGDRAKLRGLNVIGMKRSGMARPELMQVRQAYRMLFSEERPLAENIERARGEFAGSAVVMDILDFMAGRERKYFTLPARGRPVGEDDGPDGE, encoded by the coding sequence ATGGCGGAAACCTTCATTCATCCCTCGGCAATCGTGGAGAAGGGGGCGGAACTCGGCGCCGGCGTGAGGATCGGGCCGTTCTGCCATGTCTCCTCCGAGGCGGTGCTGGGCGACGATGTCGAACTCGTCGGCCACGCGACGATTCTCGGTGCCACCACGCTCGGCGCCGGTTGTCAGCTCCATCCCACGGCGGTGGTCGGGGGAACCCCGCAGAACCACAAGCACAAGGGCGGCCCGACCGCCCTGATTATTGGGAAGGGCTGCATCATCCGCGAGGGCGTGACCCTGCACAGGGGAACCGACACCAGCCGCGGCAGGACGACCATCGGCGATAACTGCATGTTCATGGCCTACAGCCACGTGGCGCATGATTGCGATCTCGGCAGCAATGTGACCATGGCCAATTATGCCTGCCTTGCCGGGCATGTCGCCGTCGGCGATGGCGTCATCATTTCCGGCTATGCGGCGGTACACCAGTTCGTGCGCGTCGGCCATCATGCTTTCCTGGCCGGATACGCGGCAGTGGTGGGGGACGTGATCCCCTTCGGCATGGCGGTGGGAGACCGGGCGAAGCTGCGCGGGCTGAACGTGATCGGCATGAAGCGCAGCGGCATGGCGCGCCCTGAATTGATGCAGGTCAGGCAGGCCTATCGCATGCTGTTTTCCGAAGAGCGTCCTCTGGCCGAGAACATCGAGCGCGCACGCGGCGAATTTGCCGGCTCCGCCGTGGTGATGGATATCCTGGACTTCATGGCCGGCCGGGAGCGGAAATACTTCACGCTGCCCGCACGCGGGCGCCCCGTGGGCGAGGACGATGGGCCAGACGGGGAGTGA
- the lpxI gene encoding UDP-2,3-diacylglucosamine diphosphatase LpxI (LpxI, functionally equivalent to LpxH, replaces it in LPS biosynthesis in a minority of bacteria.), producing MGQTGSDARHALALSANDRIAVVAGSGLLPKEVADGLVKAGYRPLVVAIEGEADLEDEPSRYDFLRVTHEELGKLLSILKRRGVTHMVLAGGVARRPPLSTVRYSPKILLHLPRLAAGYARGDDGLLRAIAGFINSYGIKLVGAHEVVPELLAPQGQLTKMAPTRADERDISAAIAAARAIGRLDIGQAAVAVGGRTIALEDIEGTDGLLRRARVLRSHGRLAGKSRGVLVKCAKPGQELRVDLPTIGPQTVRDAHEAGLAGIAVEAERSLILECGETVRLADEFGLYLLGFARGREQ from the coding sequence ATGGGCCAGACGGGGAGTGATGCACGGCATGCGCTCGCCCTGAGCGCGAATGACCGGATCGCTGTTGTCGCGGGAAGCGGCTTGCTGCCCAAGGAGGTTGCGGACGGGCTCGTAAAGGCGGGATACCGGCCTTTGGTGGTCGCGATCGAAGGCGAGGCCGACCTGGAAGACGAGCCGTCCCGATACGATTTCCTGCGCGTGACGCATGAGGAACTCGGCAAGCTCCTTTCGATCCTCAAGCGCAGGGGCGTGACCCATATGGTGCTCGCCGGCGGTGTCGCGCGGCGCCCGCCATTGAGCACCGTGCGCTACAGCCCGAAGATCCTCCTGCATCTGCCCCGCCTTGCCGCCGGTTATGCACGCGGCGACGATGGCTTGCTGCGCGCCATCGCCGGCTTCATCAACTCTTACGGGATCAAGCTCGTCGGCGCGCATGAGGTGGTGCCGGAACTGCTCGCGCCGCAGGGCCAGCTGACCAAGATGGCGCCGACGCGTGCCGACGAAAGGGATATCTCGGCGGCGATCGCCGCCGCAAGGGCGATCGGGCGGCTCGATATCGGCCAGGCAGCCGTGGCTGTCGGCGGACGGACCATAGCGCTCGAGGATATCGAAGGCACGGACGGGCTGTTGCGTCGCGCAAGGGTGCTGCGATCACACGGACGGCTCGCCGGCAAGTCGCGCGGCGTGCTCGTCAAATGCGCCAAGCCCGGGCAGGAACTGCGCGTGGACCTGCCGACGATCGGACCGCAGACGGTGAGGGATGCGCACGAGGCGGGGCTTGCGGGCATTGCGGTGGAAGCCGAACGGAGTTTGATCCTCGAATGCGGTGAGACGGTGCGTCTTGCCGATGAGTTCGGCCTCTATCTGCTCGGATTCGCGCGGGGGAGGGAGCAGTGA
- the lpxB gene encoding lipid-A-disaccharide synthase, translating to MSETRALRIAVIAGEESGDLLGADLIEAIRRATGQPVELLGVGGRNLQALGLRSLFDADDIAIMGISAVIRDLPRLLRRIGQAASAITAAKPDCLVTIDSPDFGLRVARKVRAAAPSIPIVHYVSPSVWAWRPGRAAAMRPYVDHVLCLLPFEPEELSRLGGPPGTFVGHRLASDPDVAAAARAQLAKDVEGQGDGRRKLLLLPGSRRGEVRRLLPDFADVVRELKAAGHAFDLLLPTVSHVAPLVEAGVKDWPVRPEIILDRQGKWRAFAQADAALACSGTVALELALSRVPFISVYRADRIGSMIGPLLVKVWSASLPNLIAGWPVVPEFFNEFVRPAYLARLLPRLWSDTPTRRAQREGFADVAQALAAPKPSGDLAAEVVLRATGTIKEQEGGSPALS from the coding sequence GTGAGCGAAACCCGGGCCTTACGCATTGCCGTGATCGCCGGCGAGGAATCGGGCGACCTGCTCGGTGCGGACCTGATCGAGGCCATCAGACGGGCGACTGGACAGCCCGTCGAGCTTCTGGGTGTTGGTGGGCGCAATCTGCAGGCACTCGGGCTGCGCTCCCTGTTCGACGCGGACGATATCGCCATCATGGGCATTTCTGCGGTGATCCGCGATCTGCCGCGGCTTCTGCGGCGCATCGGGCAGGCTGCATCCGCGATCACCGCGGCGAAGCCGGACTGTCTCGTCACGATCGACAGCCCCGATTTCGGCCTGCGCGTGGCGCGGAAGGTGCGTGCGGCCGCCCCTTCCATTCCCATCGTTCATTATGTGAGCCCCAGCGTTTGGGCATGGCGCCCGGGGAGGGCCGCTGCGATGCGGCCCTATGTGGACCATGTGCTGTGCCTTCTGCCGTTCGAGCCGGAGGAGCTCAGCCGACTGGGCGGCCCGCCCGGCACATTTGTGGGCCATCGGCTGGCGAGCGATCCGGATGTGGCGGCCGCCGCCCGCGCGCAGCTCGCCAAGGACGTGGAAGGGCAGGGAGACGGGAGAAGAAAGCTCCTTCTTCTACCGGGCTCCCGCCGGGGGGAGGTGCGCCGCCTGCTGCCGGATTTCGCGGACGTGGTGCGGGAACTGAAGGCGGCTGGCCATGCGTTCGATCTCCTGCTGCCGACCGTCTCTCATGTCGCGCCGTTGGTGGAGGCCGGCGTGAAGGATTGGCCGGTCCGCCCGGAGATCATCCTGGACCGGCAGGGCAAATGGCGCGCCTTCGCGCAAGCCGACGCGGCGCTTGCCTGCTCGGGTACCGTCGCGCTGGAGCTTGCCCTTTCGCGCGTGCCCTTCATCAGCGTCTACAGGGCGGACAGGATCGGCTCCATGATCGGGCCTCTGCTCGTGAAAGTGTGGTCGGCGTCGCTGCCGAACCTCATCGCCGGCTGGCCGGTCGTGCCGGAATTCTTCAATGAATTCGTCCGGCCCGCCTATCTCGCCCGCCTTCTGCCGCGCCTTTGGTCCGATACGCCCACGCGGCGCGCGCAGCGGGAAGGCTTTGCAGACGTGGCGCAGGCGCTTGCCGCGCCAAAGCCCTCAGGCGACCTCGCCGCCGAAGTGGTGTTACGCGCCACCGGGACGATAAAGGAACAGGAGGGCGGCAGTCCCGCCTTGTCCTAG
- a CDS encoding IS630 family transposase (programmed frameshift) produces MTRPLSNDLRERVVGAVEAGESCRSVAARFGVAVSSAVKWSQRYRASGSVAPGKMGGHRKRVLEPHRAFIAERISQTPHLSLHKLKEELAARGVKVSHDTVWRFLRREGLRFKKTLFALEQARADIARRRQRWRSWQSGLDPTRLVFIDETWIKTNMAPLRGWGPRGKRLRGFAPHGHWRTLTFLGALRHDRLTAPCVFDGPINGQCFRAYVEQQLVPVLEPGDIVVMDNLGSHKSAAVRQMIKAAGARLWYLPPYSPDLNPIEQAFAKIKHWMRAAQKRTIEETWRHIGGLVSLIQPSECSNYFVNAGYASVKT; encoded by the exons ATGACGCGACCTCTTTCGAATGATCTGCGTGAACGTGTTGTTGGGGCGGTCGAGGCCGGCGAGAGCTGCCGGTCGGTGGCGGCTCGTTTCGGCGTTGCCGTCTCGTCGGCGGTGAAGTGGTCTCAGCGCTACCGTGCGAGCGGGTCTGTGGCGCCGGGCAAGATGGGCGGGCACCGCAAGCGCGTGCTGGAGCCGCACCGTGCCTTCATCGCCGAGCGGATCAGCCAGACGCCGCATCTGTCGCTGCACAAGCTGAAGGAAGAGCTGGCGGCGCGCGGCGTGAAGGTGTCGCACGATACGGTGTGGCGGTTCCTGCGCCGCGAGGGGCTTCGGTTCA AAAAAACGCTGTTCGCCCTTGAGCAGGCTCGTGCCGACATCGCCCGCCGGCGGCAACGCTGGCGTTCTTGGCAGTCCGGTCTCGATCCGACACGGCTGGTGTTCATCGACGAGACCTGGATCAAGACCAACATGGCGCCGCTGCGGGGCTGGGGACCACGCGGCAAGCGCCTGCGCGGCTTTGCCCCGCACGGCCACTGGCGCACGCTGACCTTCCTCGGCGCTTTGCGCCATGACCGGCTGACGGCGCCTTGCGTCTTCGATGGACCGATCAACGGCCAGTGCTTCCGCGCCTATGTCGAGCAGCAGCTCGTGCCGGTGCTTGAACCGGGCGACATCGTCGTCATGGACAATCTCGGCTCGCACAAGTCGGCCGCCGTCCGGCAGATGATCAAAGCCGCCGGCGCAAGGCTCTGGTATCTGCCCCCATACTCGCCCGACCTCAATCCGATCGAGCAGGCCTTCGCCAAGATCAAGCATTGGATGCGCGCGGCTCAGAAGCGGACCATCGAGGAGACATGGCGGCACATCGGCGGCCTCGTCTCCTTAATCCAGCCCAGTGAATGCAGCAACTACTTCGTCAATGCAGGATACGCTTCCGTCAAAACCTGA
- a CDS encoding DUF72 domain-containing protein: MTTPGTIRAGIGGWTFEPWEGTFYPDDLPKKRQLEYASRQMPTIEVNGTYYGSQKPAVFAKWASEAPDGFVFSLKGNRFVTNRRVLSEAGESMEKFLGSGITELGEKLGPIVWQFAPTKQFDPEDFEGFLKLLPGERDGIRLRHVLEVRHPSFMAPDFAALARKHGAAICYAHHFTYPEMADVTADFVYARLQRGEDSIPTAYTPADLDAWAERAQTWAKGGMPGDLPLADENVKIEAKPRDVFVYFIHEGKVRAPHAARAFMERVAD; the protein is encoded by the coding sequence ATGACCACACCCGGCACCATCCGCGCCGGCATCGGCGGCTGGACCTTCGAGCCTTGGGAGGGAACGTTCTATCCAGACGACCTGCCGAAAAAGCGGCAACTCGAATATGCCAGCCGGCAGATGCCGACCATCGAAGTCAACGGCACGTATTACGGCAGCCAGAAGCCTGCCGTCTTCGCCAAATGGGCGAGCGAGGCGCCCGATGGATTCGTCTTTTCGCTCAAGGGCAATCGCTTCGTGACCAACCGGCGGGTCCTCTCCGAGGCGGGTGAGTCCATGGAAAAGTTCCTGGGCTCGGGAATCACCGAGCTGGGAGAGAAGCTCGGGCCGATCGTCTGGCAATTCGCGCCGACGAAACAGTTCGACCCCGAGGATTTCGAGGGTTTCCTGAAGCTTCTTCCCGGCGAGCGCGACGGCATCAGGCTGCGGCACGTCCTGGAGGTGCGCCACCCCTCCTTCATGGCGCCGGACTTCGCCGCACTCGCGCGCAAACATGGCGCGGCCATTTGTTATGCGCACCATTTCACCTATCCCGAGATGGCGGATGTGACGGCCGACTTCGTCTATGCACGGCTGCAGCGCGGCGAGGATTCCATCCCCACGGCCTACACGCCAGCCGACCTCGACGCCTGGGCGGAACGCGCCCAGACCTGGGCAAAGGGCGGCATGCCGGGCGACCTTCCGCTCGCCGACGAGAATGTGAAGATCGAGGCGAAGCCGCGCGACGTGTTCGTTTACTTCATTCACGAGGGCAAGGTGCGCGCGCCCCACGCAGCCCGCGCCTTCATGGAACGGGTGGCAGATTAG